The genome window TAAAGTGAGTCATAATATTCAATCTTATGATTGATTCTTTTCAGAGCAAGGTGAAGGGTGTCCAGTTCACCGAGGATCTTTTCCTTTTGTGAGAGGAGCAGAACTTTTCTCTGCAGAACAGTAGAATCACCTCTTTCCTGTAGTTCTCGGTATGTTTTTATCTCTTTCAGAGGCATACCTGTTGATCGGAGACAAAGCACAAATTGCAACCAATCCAGGTCATGCTGAGAGTACTGCCTGTGCCCATTCGGCAGCCTTGAAATTCCGGGAAGTATACCAATCTTTTCATAATAGCGGAGAGTATCCTCGGACAATCCGGATAACTCTTTCATTTCTTTAAGTGAATAAACCCGGGAGTTCGTTTTTGTTGTTGTCATATCCATATTGTAGAAAAGGACTTTAAAAAAAACAAGCAAAACTATTGACCTAGAGTGAACTCGAGGTTTTAAAATGAACAAATGTAAAGGAGTACAAGATGAAGAATTTTAACTACTACATCCCTACCCGGATATTCTTCGGTCCAGGATCAATTAAAGAGTTAAGTCAGACAAAACTTCCAGGAAACAAAGCCTTGATTGTGATTTCGGCCGGCCAATCAATGAAAAAATTCGGTTACCTGCAACGGGTCCAAGACCTCCTCAAAACCAACAACTGTGAATCAGTTGTATTTGATAAGATCCTTCCCAACCCCGTAAAATCCCATGTCATGGAAGGAGCAGATCTCGCGAGAAGAGAAAACTGTGATTTTATTGTGGGCCTGGGGGGCGGCAGCAGCATTGATACTGCAAAAAGCATAGCGCTGATGGTAAAAAATCCTGGAGACTACTGGGATTACATCCATGGCGGAAGTGGTCAGGGTAAATTATACAAAGAAGCGGTACTTCCTGTTGTCGCCATAACGACAACCGCCGGAACTGGAACCGAGGCAGATCCCTGGACAGTTATCACCAATGAAGAAAAGCAGGAAAAAATAGGATTTGGTGGAGATGATTTCTTTCCTGTCTTCTCAATTGTAGATCCGGAATTGATGCTGTCAATTCCTCCTGAATTGACAGCCTTCCAGGGTTTTGATGCATTCTTCCATGCTGCAGAAGGCTATATCGCAAAAATCGCGACACCTATCAGTGATGCCTATGCGCTTCAAAGCATGGCTCTCATAGCGGAATACCTTCCCAAAGCCATCAAAAATGGAAAAGATCTGGAAGCAAGGACTCAAATTGCTTTAGCGAACACCCTCTCCGGTATGGTGGAATCCACATCCTCCTGCACCTCAGAACACTCCATGGAACATGCCTTGAGTGCCTATCATCCATCACTGCCTCATGGGGCCGGCCTGATCATGCTTTCCGAATCCTATTTCAGGCATTTTTCATCGGTTTGTCCAGAGCGACTGATAAAAATGGCAAAGACTATGGGAAAAGAGGGAGAGACTGCTGATGATTTTATTTCAGCCTTACTGAAACTGCAAAATGACTGCGGCGTGGCGGGATTGAAGATGTCTGATTACGGTATTCAAAAAAGTGAGATTCATAAAATTGCCGAAAACGCTCACCACACTATGGGCGGCCTCTATGACATGGACAGACAAACTCTCTCACATCAGGATACCGTTGATATTATAACAGCAGCTTTCAAATAAGAGAGCCTAGATCTTAGATTTCCCGTTAAATTAAAAAAGCTGTGAATCCAGGGATTCACAGCTTTTCTTTTATAGAACTATTCCCACTCTATAGTTGCAGGGGGTTTGGATGAAATATCATAAACAACACGCCCGATTTCCGGTACTTCATTTGTTATTTTTGATGAAATTTCAAGCAAATCTTTTGTTGGAAAATCATACACATCAGCGGTCATTCCATCATGAGACACAACGGCTCTGAGGGCTAAGACAAATCCATACTCCCTGGCATCACCAGTGACACCCACGGAGCGTACAGGTAGGAGGACAGAAAATGCCTGCCAGATCTTATCATAGAGATCTCGTTTCTTAAGCTCTGAAATATAGATATAGTCGGCATCACGCAGAATCCGGCATTTTTCCTCAGAAACATCTCCAATGATCCTGATTCCAAGCCCGGGACCTGGAAATGGATGTCTGAATACAATATCCTTAGAAATACCGAGTTTAACACCCAGTTTGCGGACCTCATCTTTGTACAGCATATCCAATGGTTCTACGATACGTCCGGCCTGACGTTTAGCCTCGACCAGTGGTGAGCCCACATTGTGATGAGACTTGATAACATTGGCTTTATTCCCAACACCTTTACCAGATTCTATCAGGTCGGTGTATAAGGTTCCCTGTGCCAGAAAGTATTCCCCGGAAATATGCTTTTCAATCTCTTCTTCCTGCACATGAATAAAACGGTCTCCAATGATCTTCCTCTTCTTTTCAGGATCATCCACGCCTTTTAGAGGCTCAAGGAAGCGGTCTCTTGCATCTATAAGATGAAGGTGTGTGGCACCCAGTTTTTTAAGATTAATGGCAACCTCTTCGGATTCACCCTTTCTCATCATACCCGTATCAATGTACATCAAATACACCTGATTGGGATCCAGGATTTTCAGAAGGAGTCCACCTGCAACAGTGGAATCAACTCCACCCGAAATCAGGAGTAAAACTTTTTCATTTCCGACCTGTTCTCTCACTCTTTCGGAAATTTGTTCCATAAAAAGATCAAGAGTCCAATCTTTTGCCGCACCACAGATCCGGCAGCAGAAATTTTCAAGGATTTGATTTCCAAAATCACAATGGCTTACTTCAGGATGGAATTGAATTCCATAAAACTGTTTCTCTTTATGAACACCAACCGCAGGCAGTTTGTTTTCACTTTCTCCGATCATGGAAAAACCAGCTGCCATCTTATCCAAACTGTCACCATGACTCATCCAGGAAAGAAAATTATCAGGAACACCCTTCATTAAATCAGATTCTTCCAGAAAATGGATCTTTGATCGTCCGTATTCCTTGGTCTCTAGAGGGCGTACTTCTCCGCCAAAATGGTAGGTCATCCTCTGAAATCCATAACAAATTCCCAGAAGTGGCAATCCCAGATCAAAAACTACCGGATCTGGAGAAGGGGCTCCCTCTTCATATACCGAGTAAGGCGAACCTGAAAGGATAATCCCTTTGACCTCTGGTGTTACGATTTCTTTTGTAAGCTCAATATCACCGGGAAGGATTTCAGAAAAGACTCCGAAATCCCTGATTCTTCTGCCAATCAGCTGACAAGTCTGTCCTCCAAAATCAAGGATCAGGATTTTGTCCATGCCGGCTCCTTCATAAAAGTTTCATCCCTAAGGGGACCAACCGAGTATCCAGCAACAGGAACACCTGTATAGTCTTCAATAAAGGCAATGACCTCTTTTGCTCCTGCGGGGATCTCATCCCAATTCCTGGCATCTCCCACTTTCCCCTTCCATCCGGGAAAATCTTTCAATACGGGTTTAACTTTTTCCATATCCGTAGTGAGGGAAGGAAAATCTGTCACTGTTTTACCGTCGATTTCATAGGCCGTACAGAATGTGACAGTTTCAAATCCATCATAAAGATTCAAATGAGACAGGATAAAACCATCTAAACCGTTTACCCAACCGGCATACTTCAATGCCACAAGATCAAGGTATCCGATCCGTCTGGAACGACCAGTTGTGACTCCGTACTCATGTCCTAATTCTCTAAGAGTATTTCCAAGTTTAAGGTCATCCCCTTCCAGCATTTCTGTGGGCATGGGACCGTTACCGACTCTAGTCTGATAAGCCTTGAAAACCCCCAGAACTTTGTCAATATGGCGAAAACCGATAGAACCGCCCAATGCGGCACCGGCACTTGTAGAAATTCCTGAGGAAACATAGGGGTATGTTCCATGATCCAGGTCTAAGAGGGCTCCCTGAGCGCCTTCCAGGAGGATTTCTTTATCTTTATTAGCCATCATAAACCCGGCCATATTGATTTTCATATGAGCAAGTTTTTCCTTGAATGGAGTCACCCATTCCCGATCTTCTGCCTTCATATTGTTCCAAACAACATCATCCCAAAGATCTGCAACTCTGATTCCATCCCTATAGGCTTTTCGACCGTAGGCTATTCCAATTCCGCGTCCTGTTGTTCCAATGGGTCTGGGTCGCTGGGGGTCCATGTCTTTATCTTCTTCTTTGTAAGAAGGCAATACGAGGTGAGCTCTGTCAGAGACAAAAACACGACCTTCCCAAGAAACCCCCTGGGACTCAATCTGGGCCAGTTCTTCAAATAAAGATTCTGGATCGATAACCATTCCGTTACCAAGTGCAACAGTCTTACCGGGATAAATAATACCAGCTGGTACCAGATGAAGCTTAAAAACCTTATCCTCGACCTTGATAGTGTGTCCTGCATTGGCTCCTCCCGAGAATCTGACAACAATATCAGCGTCTTCAGCGAGGTAATCCACCATTTTGCCTTTGCCTTCGTCACCCCATTGGGCCCCGATAACAACAAGTTTCATTCGTTCATCCTTAAGTTTTTGTAGCCGTGCCTAATAACGTGAATAGTTGGGAGCTTCCTGAGTAATGTTCACATCATGAGCATGACTCTCCCTCAGACCGGCACTCGAGATCTTAACAAACTTTTTATATGAACGCAATTGCTCTATGGTGCGACATCCACAATATCCCATCCCCTTTTGAAGGCCTGTCACCAACTGGTTAAGGTAGGGTTTCAATTCACCCTTGAAAGGAACACGCCCTTCAATACCCTCTGGAACCGGTTCATCGTCCTTCTTCATCTGGTACCGGTCTCCACTGCCTTCTTTAATGGCACCAATAGATCCCATTCCCCTATACTGTTTAAATATACGACCTTCAAAGATGACCTCTTTTCCAGGGGCTTCTTTGAGTCCGGCAAAAAGATTTCCGACCATAATGCAGCTGGCCCCGGCCGCAATTGCCTTAGTGATGTCACCAGAATACTTTATTCCACCGTCGGCGATCACCGGAATATCAAATTTTTGAGCCACCTCGGCTGATTCATAAACAGCCGAAAGCTGAGGAACACCGATACCGGCAACAATACGGGTGGTACAAATGGATCCTGGACCTACTCCCACTTTGATGGCGTCACTTCCAGCATCAATAAGCCGTCTGGCACCGTCTCCATCGGAGACATTTCCTCCAACAACCAATATATCAAAATTCTTTTTAATACCTTCAATGGCCTGCATAACGCTGAGACTGTTGCCATGGGCCGTATCTAATACTACAAAGTTACACCCTTTTGCTTTCAAGAGAGGGATTCTCTGCATGTAATCATTGGGCGATACGGCGGCTCCCACCACAAGACTTCCCGAATCATCTATGGCAGCCATAGGAAAATTCTTGTGTTTTTCCATATCAGAAACGGTGATCAGCCCAGTTAAATGACCGCCATTGTCTACAACAGGCAGTTTTTCTATCCTGTGTTTATCGAATTTATCCCTGGCCGTCTCCACAGTTGGAGTTCCTCTTTCCAGAATCAAATTGGTTGTCATCACATCTTCGACTTTTTGAGACAGATCGGAACAGAACCTCATATCTCGATTGGTAATGATTCCGCAGAGGATCGTGCCGTCCAGGACAGGGAGACCGGTCACTCCCGTATCTGTCATGATTTTTTCTACATCTGCTACGGTCTGCCCCTTTTGAACAACAACAGGACTGGAGATGATCCAGTTCAAATAACGTTTAACACGCCCAACCTGCTGAGCCTGTTCTTCGGGAGATAGATTTCTATGAATGACCCCAGCCCCCCCTTCAAGAGCCAGAGCGATTGCCATTTGATACTCCGTAACAGTGTCCATCGCAGCGGATATGATCGGAGCGTTCAACCAGATATCCCCAGCCAGCCTGGTTTTCACAGAGGCTTCCCCCGGTAGAAAATCAGCATATGATGGTATAAGCAATACGTCGTCGTAACTGTATTTTTCTTCAACTTGAATCATGACAGGACTCCTTTTATTTCTGTGATCATACTCGAATATTGGGAGCAGAGAGATCTTGTCTTCTCTGCTGTTTTACCTCTGTAGAGTGAGGGATCAGAATAGAAATTCTCCGCATCCAACCCACTGACTTTCTTAAGCTGCACCTTGATCCTTGTCCAACTCTCAGGCTGCTCGGTTTGTAGAACTTCCATAATTGTTTTTCCTGTTTTTTCGCAGGATAAGGTAATATTTCTTACAATTTCGTGGGCTCCATTCACACCCGACATGGCAAGGAGGATATAGGTGGGTTCGGCCAGTACAAAATCACCCTGTACTGTCAGATTCCGGGTCAACTGCGGTTTATTGACAGTCATCCCAGCCATAATTTTTTTCATTCGGGATGTGGCCGCCGCAAATCCAGCAATGAAATCTGCTTGAAATCTGGCCGAAGCAGAATTGGAAAGATCTCTTTGATGTTCTGATATCTGGTCCATGTAAAAAGACATGACACGGGGAGCAAACGCTTTCCAAAGACTCTTCACATGCTCACAATTCCATGGATTCCTCTTTTGGGGCATGGTAGAAGAACCGACCTGTGTAGCAGAGAAGAACTCCCTGACTTCATCTATTTCCGACCGCTGAAGGTGCCGCAGGTCATCCGCCAGATTGGCAATAATTCCAAAGGCGGTGTTGTATTCCAAAAGCAAACGGAGGAGATACTCAGGTTCCACCATCTGTGTGGAATATTCAGAGGGTTTCAAGCCTAAAAACTTCAAATAGATTTTTTCCATTTCCAGAGGATCTGCAGTAATCATGCTGGTGGCATTATATCCACCAACAGCACCTGCCAGCTTTCCTCTCAGATTGGAAGAGAGTCGTTCCATTTCTCTAATGGACTGACCTAACCTTGAAACATACTCAGCCAGAGCGAACCCCAGTGTAACCGGAACAGCGTGCTGACCATGGGTTCTACCGACCTGGGGAGTTTCTGCTTCGGCTTCTGCCATTTTAATCAGCTCCTCCTCCAGTTCAAGGAGTAAGGGCAGAATTGTATTCCGAGTCACATCCCTCATCCTCATGGAGTTAGCCGTATCCAGCATATCCACACTGGTAGCGCCCATATGCACCCAAGGTTTGAGTTTTTCCGGAACTTTTTTATTAATAACATTCACAAGAGCCCTGATATTATGCTGAGTTTTTTCTTCCTCTTTATAAACTTCTTCCGGCGTGATTGTTTTTTCGATGTCGTCCAGAGAATCAATGAGAGACTGATCTCCCAAGTTCTGCAGTTGAATGTGTGTCTTCAAAAGGGCCATTTCGGCCTTAACACAGTAGGCTACTGTAGCTTCTTCGCTCAGAGTATTCGACAGAGCTTCGAACAGCTCTTTATTAGATTGATAGTAACGATGATCAAGTGGTGAGATATTTCTATAAATGCTTCTATTTTCCATACAGAATATTGTCAGAATGGGACTCTAATGTAAAGAGGTCTGACAAGCTCTTTTTGCCTGATTTATCAAGTTTTTTCCATTGTTTTAAAGTCAAAAAAAAAATCTTCAAAAAGTATTGACCCAATAATCCCTTTCCTGATATATTCCTCATGC of Oceanispirochaeta crateris contains these proteins:
- the guaB gene encoding IMP dehydrogenase, which translates into the protein MIQVEEKYSYDDVLLIPSYADFLPGEASVKTRLAGDIWLNAPIISAAMDTVTEYQMAIALALEGGAGVIHRNLSPEEQAQQVGRVKRYLNWIISSPVVVQKGQTVADVEKIMTDTGVTGLPVLDGTILCGIITNRDMRFCSDLSQKVEDVMTTNLILERGTPTVETARDKFDKHRIEKLPVVDNGGHLTGLITVSDMEKHKNFPMAAIDDSGSLVVGAAVSPNDYMQRIPLLKAKGCNFVVLDTAHGNSLSVMQAIEGIKKNFDILVVGGNVSDGDGARRLIDAGSDAIKVGVGPGSICTTRIVAGIGVPQLSAVYESAEVAQKFDIPVIADGGIKYSGDITKAIAAGASCIMVGNLFAGLKEAPGKEVIFEGRIFKQYRGMGSIGAIKEGSGDRYQMKKDDEPVPEGIEGRVPFKGELKPYLNQLVTGLQKGMGYCGCRTIEQLRSYKKFVKISSAGLRESHAHDVNITQEAPNYSRY
- a CDS encoding iron-containing alcohol dehydrogenase, which produces MKNFNYYIPTRIFFGPGSIKELSQTKLPGNKALIVISAGQSMKKFGYLQRVQDLLKTNNCESVVFDKILPNPVKSHVMEGADLARRENCDFIVGLGGGSSIDTAKSIALMVKNPGDYWDYIHGGSGQGKLYKEAVLPVVAITTTAGTGTEADPWTVITNEEKQEKIGFGGDDFFPVFSIVDPELMLSIPPELTAFQGFDAFFHAAEGYIAKIATPISDAYALQSMALIAEYLPKAIKNGKDLEARTQIALANTLSGMVESTSSCTSEHSMEHALSAYHPSLPHGAGLIMLSESYFRHFSSVCPERLIKMAKTMGKEGETADDFISALLKLQNDCGVAGLKMSDYGIQKSEIHKIAENAHHTMGGLYDMDRQTLSHQDTVDIITAAFK
- the purA gene encoding adenylosuccinate synthase, with amino-acid sequence MKLVVIGAQWGDEGKGKMVDYLAEDADIVVRFSGGANAGHTIKVEDKVFKLHLVPAGIIYPGKTVALGNGMVIDPESLFEELAQIESQGVSWEGRVFVSDRAHLVLPSYKEEDKDMDPQRPRPIGTTGRGIGIAYGRKAYRDGIRVADLWDDVVWNNMKAEDREWVTPFKEKLAHMKINMAGFMMANKDKEILLEGAQGALLDLDHGTYPYVSSGISTSAGAALGGSIGFRHIDKVLGVFKAYQTRVGNGPMPTEMLEGDDLKLGNTLRELGHEYGVTTGRSRRIGYLDLVALKYAGWVNGLDGFILSHLNLYDGFETVTFCTAYEIDGKTVTDFPSLTTDMEKVKPVLKDFPGWKGKVGDARNWDEIPAGAKEVIAFIEDYTGVPVAGYSVGPLRDETFMKEPAWTKS
- a CDS encoding MerR family transcriptional regulator, which produces MTTTKTNSRVYSLKEMKELSGLSEDTLRYYEKIGILPGISRLPNGHRQYSQHDLDWLQFVLCLRSTGMPLKEIKTYRELQERGDSTVLQRKVLLLSQKEKILGELDTLHLALKRINHKIEYYDSL
- the guaA gene encoding glutamine-hydrolyzing GMP synthase, which encodes MDKILILDFGGQTCQLIGRRIRDFGVFSEILPGDIELTKEIVTPEVKGIILSGSPYSVYEEGAPSPDPVVFDLGLPLLGICYGFQRMTYHFGGEVRPLETKEYGRSKIHFLEESDLMKGVPDNFLSWMSHGDSLDKMAAGFSMIGESENKLPAVGVHKEKQFYGIQFHPEVSHCDFGNQILENFCCRICGAAKDWTLDLFMEQISERVREQVGNEKVLLLISGGVDSTVAGGLLLKILDPNQVYLMYIDTGMMRKGESEEVAINLKKLGATHLHLIDARDRFLEPLKGVDDPEKKRKIIGDRFIHVQEEEIEKHISGEYFLAQGTLYTDLIESGKGVGNKANVIKSHHNVGSPLVEAKRQAGRIVEPLDMLYKDEVRKLGVKLGISKDIVFRHPFPGPGLGIRIIGDVSEEKCRILRDADYIYISELKKRDLYDKIWQAFSVLLPVRSVGVTGDAREYGFVLALRAVVSHDGMTADVYDFPTKDLLEISSKITNEVPEIGRVVYDISSKPPATIEWE
- a CDS encoding lyase family protein, whose product is MENRSIYRNISPLDHRYYQSNKELFEALSNTLSEEATVAYCVKAEMALLKTHIQLQNLGDQSLIDSLDDIEKTITPEEVYKEEEKTQHNIRALVNVINKKVPEKLKPWVHMGATSVDMLDTANSMRMRDVTRNTILPLLLELEEELIKMAEAEAETPQVGRTHGQHAVPVTLGFALAEYVSRLGQSIREMERLSSNLRGKLAGAVGGYNATSMITADPLEMEKIYLKFLGLKPSEYSTQMVEPEYLLRLLLEYNTAFGIIANLADDLRHLQRSEIDEVREFFSATQVGSSTMPQKRNPWNCEHVKSLWKAFAPRVMSFYMDQISEHQRDLSNSASARFQADFIAGFAAATSRMKKIMAGMTVNKPQLTRNLTVQGDFVLAEPTYILLAMSGVNGAHEIVRNITLSCEKTGKTIMEVLQTEQPESWTRIKVQLKKVSGLDAENFYSDPSLYRGKTAEKTRSLCSQYSSMITEIKGVLS